Below is a genomic region from Myxococcota bacterium.
CGCGCGGCGCTCGACCTCGTGTTCTCCGACCACTTCAGCCCGAACGAGCCCGGCGTGTTCGCCCCGCTGCGAGACGCGCTGCTCGCGCACGGGGACTACTACATGCACCTCGCGGATCTGCGGTCCTATCTCGAGGCGGACGCGCGACTCG
It encodes:
- a CDS encoding glycogen/starch/alpha-glucan phosphorylase encodes the protein RAALDLVFSDHFSPNEPGVFAPLRDALLAHGDYYMHLADLRSYLEADARLVALYADPQAWSGKAIQNVAASGKFSSDRTIAEYAKEIWNVRACPVS